Genomic window (Deltaproteobacteria bacterium):
ATTTTCGATAATTGAAACAATCGATTCTTGTAGAGTATTCGTGATGAGTTTTGTTCGAATATCAATATCGCGACTGAACCATTTGTTAAAAATCAACGAGTCGACCAATGGCACGATACCATAGGCGACTAATCCAATAACGAGCATAAGTGGAACGATGAAGCGAAGCGATAATCTCATATTTTTCTTACTTTACTTTGATATCAAATGAAAGTATACATTTTAATGAATTTATCTACAACTTTAGGAACAAACAACGCATGTATCCATACGGGCTAATTGGAAATTGCCAAACCGCTGCATTGATTAACAAGTCTGGCTCAATTGATTGGCTTTGTTTTCCGAGGCCAGATAGTCCGCCAGTTTTTGGACGCATCTTAGATCCCGAAGGTGGACACTTCTCTATTGAAGGAAAAGGCAGATTCGAAGGTCAGCAAAACTATATTCCTAATACAACAATTTTAAAAACGACAGTAACCAACGAAGACGGAAGTCAATTTGAAATCACCGACTTCAATCCACGGTTCTATCAACATGGTCGCGTCTATCGCCCAATATCACTTTTTAGAATTGTAAAACCAATTAAAGGAAACCCTGCAATTTGTGTGAGTTGCAAACCGGTGGATGGATGGACAAAAAAACCTGTTAAACCAATTCGCGGGAACAGTCACCTTAGATTCGAACTGCAAGACGATCACATGCGATTAGCTACAAATATGCCGCTTACTTATTTATGCGAAGAAACGCATTTTATTTTGAATGAACCTCTTTATTTTGGACTGACTTGGAGTTTAGGAATCGAAGAAGACTTAGTCAGTGTTTCAGAACGGTTTTTAAGCCAGACTCTGGATTACTGGACAACGTGGGTTAAGCATTGCTCAATACCGAGCCTCTATCAAAAAGAAACAATTCGATCAGCGCTAACTTTAAAACTCCATTGTTATGAAGACACCGGCGCAATCCTTGCCGCACTAACTACAAGTCTACCGGAAGAGCGAAATCAGAACCGCAATTGGGACTACCGCTTCTGCTGGCTTCGCGATGCGTATTTTGTACTTTCGGCTTTTCAAAACCTTGGGCATTTTGAGGAAATGGAAGGATTCATAAAATTCATTCTTAATATTGCCGAAAAGCACGAACATTCGCGCGAGCGACTTTGGCCCGTTTACCGACTCGATCAAACTCTCCCTCTCCCCGAGGTCGAACACTTAAACTGGCAAGGTTTTGCTGGAAGCAAACCTGTACGTAGCAACAATCAAGCGGCCGAGCACGTTCAGAATGATGTGTACGGCGAAATGATTCTAACCTTGGCTCCCATTTTTATTGATGAAAGATTTCATCACTTAAGAACCAAGGACCTCGAACGACTTCTCGCTCATCTGGGAAAATTTTGTGCCCAAAGCATTTCAAAGCCTGATGCCGGACTTTGGGAAATCCGAGATGGTTGGCAAGAGCATTCTTTTTCAAATTTAATGTGCTGGGCGGGGCTTGATCGCATCGAAACTATAAGATCGCTGGGATTTTTACCGGAACTGAGTTTCGATTTAACTTCGGCAAAAAAATTAGCTGAAAAATCTATTCGGTCTGCTGTCATCAATGGTTCTCTACGCAATGCCCCTAACGATGAGAGTTTCGATTCATCGTTGCTACAAATTTCTAACTTAAGATTTCCCGATGAGGACGTTGTAAAAAAAACGGTCGAACAAATTCAAGAAAACCTAAAATTAGAAGCAAGTTCTTCTACCGCCAGCTTTCTTTACCGCTACCTTCGAAATGATGATTTCGGCCAGCCTAAATCGGCGTTTCTTATTTGCTCTTTCTGGCTGATTCAGTCGCTGAGTCGAACAGGACAAATAGAAAAAGCGCGCGAAGTGACCAAAAACGTGATGGTTGCCGCTAATTCTCTTGGTCTATTTTCAGAACACTATATTCCGTCCGAAAGAATGCAGACCGGTAACTTCCCACAAGCATATTCTCACGTCGGACAAATTAATGCAGCCTTTGCGGTGAGTCCGCCGTGGGGCGATGTCCTTTAAAGATTTAGTTTAATAGTGCTTGAGTGATATTGCTAAATGCCCAAAAGTTATAAGTTAAAAAATTGCTAAGACAAATTTTCCATGCCTAAATTTGTCTTAAACACGACGGTGTGTCATAAGTACGTGGGTCTTCCTCAAATTATAAAATCAAAAAAAAGATGGCCGTAATAAATTATATATGGTATCCCATATATAATGAAAAGTAGATCAAAAACGAAATTAGAACCAGATGCACAGATAGTCCTCGATTCGATTAGAAAAATAGTTAGAACACTTCGTCAAACATCAAAGTTTACAGAAAAAAACTTAGGCTTGAGCACAGCTCAAATTTTCGTACTTCAGAAGTTAGCAGCCAGCAAAGTTCCGCTATCTATAAACAAGCTAGCCGCCGCCACTCTAACCCATCAAAGCTCGGTATCGGTCGTGGTATCTAAACTAGTTTATCGTAAACTGATAGACAGAGTAGAATCAGAAACCGATTCACGGTCTGTCGAACTAAGCATAAGCAAGCATGGTCAATCCCTACTTACCAAAAGCCCAATGTCTATTCAGGAACGCCTTATGAATGGTTTAGCCCAATTGAGTGAAACTCAGCGAACCGCTCTTGTAAAAGGTTTACAAGCTTTGGTTCAAAAGTCAGGAATGGAAAATGAGGAGCCTTCAATGTTACTTGAGGACGATACTGAAAAGAAATAGGTGAAAGATTTAATTGGGCGTTTATCCAAATTACAAAGCGGAGGTAACGTAGTGAGCCTAAAAACCAAAGACTTTGAATCATCCAAGTCCATTCGTCTTTTCGGACAATTAGGTGCATCTTTTGTCCTTCTTTATTTTGTCTATTTTCTTCGACAAACGGCACAGCCTATTCTGGGTGAAGATGCCGCGCTTCTTCCATTTTTGCTAGCCGTTATTTTTTCCGCCTGGTTCGGCAGTATTGCCTCTGGAATTGCTACGGTAATTGGTGGTGCTATCATAGGGATTTACTTTTTCATCAATCCGATCAATCATTTTGGAATTGATAGCGTTCCCGATATTATTCGCCTAGCATTATATTTAGTCGAAGGGGTTTTAATTAGCATTATCATTGGATCGCTGAAAGCCGCCAAGAAAAAACTGCTGCAAAATTCACTTGAATTGGCACAAGCAAAAATTAAGGCCGATACGGCAAATCAAACAAAATCTCTATTTTTGGCAAATATGAGCCATGAAATTCGCACTCCGATGACGGCTATTTTAGGATTTGCAGAAATTCTAAAGCATGACGATCTGAATCCAGTGCAAAGGAACGAGTTTATAAGTATTGTTCAAAAAAACACCCAGGCACTTTGTAACCTGATTGATAATATTCTTGATTTATCCAAAATTGAGGCGGGAAAATTACAAATCGAAGCGATCCCTTTTTCGCCAAAATTAATTCTTGAAGAAATTTTTTCTTTGTTATTCATCAAGGCCCAAACGAAGGACATTCAACTTCTTCACGCCGAGGTGGCTCTCCCCGAGACTATTTCTTCTGATTCAAATTTAATTCGTCAGATTCTTATAAATATTGTTGGCAATGCAATTAAATTTACCATGCAAGGCTCCGTCGTAGTCACAACAACTTTTAAGCCCCTAAACGAAAAGAAGGGCATACTCGAAATTGAAGTTCAAGACACTGGCATTGGCATTAGTTCAGAACAAAGAGATCGACTATTTCAGGACTTTGCTCAATCCAACACTTCCACGTCAAGACGATTTGGGGGATCAGGCCTTGGATTGTCGCTCTCACGTCGTCTTGCACAGAAACTTGGTGGTAACGTCGAACTGATTGATTCCAAAGATGGATCCGGCAGCAAATTTTTAATAACGTTGTTGGTTGAAACTGTTGGCGCGAGTAAAATCAGTAAATCAATTGAAAAATCCGAATACTTAAAAGAATTACGAGGGAAACATATTTTACTTGTCGAAGACGCACCAGAAAATCAAATGCTAATCAAATACTTTCTCAAATCATTTGGCATCGAAGTTACCGTTGCTTCAGACGGACTAAGCGGTGCAAATTTGGCCTTAAAAAATGCATATGATCTTGTGTTAATGGACATTCAAATGCCCGGCATCGACGGCTTCGAAGCACTGCAAGTTCTACGTAAAAAATTATATCCAGGCAAAGTTTTTGCTCTAACTGCGCATGCAATGGTGGAAGAACGTAAAAAGTGTTTGGATGCAGGATTTAATGGTTTTTTATCGAAACCAATTTCTCGCGAAATTTTAGTCACATCGATTGCCGAAGCGATCCTTTCGAAATCTGAGGACCATAGAGATGTTCGGTAAAATTCAACATCAGACTTTATTTAGGCTCTCTCTTTCAAAACAACAGCAATTTTTGAATCCGATTCTTGAAAGAGGGAAATAGGAAAAAATGGATATACTAAAGGAATCACATGAGCTTTACCGGTTCGGATCGAAAAAGATTTGTGAAATCAGAGACCACTTCCAAAGACTGTTGCCTTTTTGGATTGCCGGAGCACTGACTGCACTTTTTGCGACAGGATATGCGCACTTATTTTCTTGGGCCGAAGAGGTTTCTAAGAAAATATTTAATTTTTCTGGATTGTGGTTTGTTGCGATACCACCGATTTTCTTTTGTATTTCGTGGCTTCTCGTTGAAAAATTGGCACCGAAGGCTAACGGCAGCGGAATTCCTCAATTAATGGTTGCAATTGAAAAAGCACACCAAAAGCAAATTGATTCGATTGATAATTTTTTGAGTTTTAGAATTATTTTGGTCAAAATAATCAGCTCGATCTGTGGAGTATTAGGAGGAGGAGCGATTGGTCGTGAAGGGCCAACTTTACAAATTTCCGGTTCAATTTTTCATTTGGTAGGAAAGAATTGGAAGTGGGGAGAAATACAAAATAGATCAGCTTTTTTGATGGCTGGCGCTGCTTCGGGCTTAGCCTCGGCCTTCAACACCCCCCTTGGTGGGATTGTATATGTTATCGAGGAACTCGCCAAATCTCATCTAAGTTCGTTTAGAACCGGCGTACTTCATGCTGTCATTTTCGCAGGTATTATCTCTCAGATGATTATGGGGCCATACCTATATCTTGGATACCCTAAGATCCCAAATTTTGAATATTATTTAGTTTGGCAATATTTAACAATATCTTTGATTTCGGCGGCTGTAGTTACCGTTTTTGCTCAGTCGTTAAAGTATGTGGTTCGCTGGCGCACTGACTTGAATTCTATTTCGAAAAAGGCAATTTTTACGTTAGCATCCGGCCTACTTTTTGGATTGCTCGTTGTCTTACTTTCATCTCACGGCAAAGGATCTGGAAAAGATTTGCTGACCAGTATGCTTTTTAACTCTCAAAATGCGAGTTTATCTGATTTTGTATCACGCTTTTTTGGCAGCATACTTACATATGCAAATGGCGGAGCAGGAGGGATTTTCGCCCCGACTCTAAGTTTAGGTGGATCATCAGGATCTTATTTCAGTAACTTATTCAATTTTGAACTTGGCCCTCTCGCCGTGCTGATTGGGATGACTGCAGGACTTGCGGCTCTAACCCATTCACCTTTGACTTCTTTTATTCTTGTCCTTGAAATGACTGATAGACACAGCTCAATTTTTCCTTTGATGTTGTCCGCAATTATTGGTCATGGCTTATCAAAACTAATTTCTAAAAAATCATTCTATGAATTCGTATATGAGAGATTGTTAAAGGAAATGGATTCAAATGAACGTAATAGTTAAAGTAGAGGGGCAAATTATGCCCTGCCCTGATATCCCCATTGAAATATATGGAACTACTCAAAGAATACAGCGGTCTATTAAATTATTCATTTTACTTTTCTTTGCGGCCGTTTTTTCACTACTCATTCCTGTTTTGCATTTTGTGCTGGTGCCAGGCTTTTTAATTTCTGCAATTGCATTTGGTATTATGAAATTCAAAGAAGTCTATGGTTTAAATCTAAGTGGCGTAAAATGCCCTTCGTGTCAGTCTCCACTAAATGAGTCCCAAATTAATTTAAGCAAAGCAAAAGCCACTTCGAGAGTCTTTTGCTTTGAATGTCGTAAAAATATTGATTTTCAGATTATTAAAAACAACAACCTCATTGCTAATTAGCAAGGTAAGTTAAAAACTAGTTAAGATGAAAAACAGCAGTGCCGAAGAATGTCTTGACCACACCGCATCCAATGTAAAATTGGATCGGATGTGCCTTATAAAGTGATATAATTGATTTGATCGCCCGACAAGTCCATATAAATAGACTTACATTTTTTTCTAGAGACTTATTTTTATTTAGTGTATTCCCTTGGACAATGTTCTGGGGGAACCTACTTTGAAAACGGCTTTTAAGATCCTACTAGTAGAAGATATGGAATCATTTCGAGCGGCCGTGTCGCAGATGCTGGGCGTTTATAATGATATTACAGAAGCCGGTTCCTTAGCTTCGGCCCGATCCATCTTACTAAAAGAGTCTTTCGACATCGCAGTCTTGGATAAAGCCCTTCCTGATGGCGATGGAATCGAGTTACTGACCGAGATTAAAGCGTCCTACCCAAATACAATAGTAATCATGTTAACTTCAGATTCTGATTTCTCTTCGGTCAAACATTGCATGGCCCGAGGAGCAGACGACTACGTTGTAAAATCAGAAAATATTATTCCAGACCTACTTGTTCGTATTCCAATTGCGGTTTCTAAATCTGCTTCGACGAGAAGGCTTCAAAGTTTAGAAACTTTAGTGCGCGAAGTTTTTCGCTATGAAATAGTTGGCAAATCGCCAGCAACAATGGAACTCAGAGAGACCGTTTTAAGCCTAAAGGGCTCTGGAGCAAATGTACTTATAACTGGGGAAACCGGGACTGGTAAAGAGCTAGTCGCCAGAAGATTGAATTCAATTGAGGATGAAAAGAATAGGCCTTTTGTCGCTCTGAACTGTGGCGCAATCGCAGAAAATATCATTGAGAGTGAACTCTTCGGTCATAAGAAAGGTTCTTTTACCGGCGCCATTCAGGATCGCCCTGGAAAATTTGAACAAGCTAATGGTGGCGATATTTTTCTTGATGAGATCGGTGAACTTCCTTTATCTGCCCAAGTTCGTTTATTGCGAGCCATTCAAGAAAATGAAATTTGCCGCGTTGGTGATAACCGAATAATAAAAATTACTTGTCGAATTCTTGCGGCAACCAATCGAAGTTTAGAACAAATGGTCCGTGAAGGGAAATTTCGCGAAGATCTGTATCATCGGTTGAATGTAGTTCGCATTTCAACAACTCCTTTGCGACATAGACTTTCAGACATTTCCGACTTGGCAACTATGTTTACTCTGCAAATTGGCGGAGCAAACTTTAAAATTTCAGAACACGCTATTCGCGCACTCAAAGATTATGACTGGCCTGGAAATATCCGTGAACTTCGCAATGCAATCGAACGCGCTGTTATTTCGGCTAAACGAAGAAAATCATCAGAAATTAAATTTGATGACATCACCGTTCACAGCCCTCCTGAAACCACGCTCCAGAGTATGAGAAAACTAGAAGCGTCGTTACCAATTCAATTATCGGATCTAACGCCTAATAACTACCGTGAGTTTTTAGAAAGTCTAGAACGTGAATATCTAAAGTCTGCAATAGAACTTACTGGCGGTAGTGCTATCGAAATTTCAAGTCGATTAGGACTTGCACGAAGCACAACATTTAAAAAATTAAAACAACTCCAAATCAATGACGGACGAAAAAATACTGAGGAGTCGAAAAATAGAGCGATAAAGAATAAAAACGAGGGGTTGCCGCAGAGACTTATGTAATTTGTGGCTATAAAGAGGAGGAACTATGAAAAAGGCTATCGACGTTATCAAACAGCTTGATCTGAAGCCACTACCTGAAGAAGGTGGATATTACAGAGAAACCTATCGCGACAATGCAGTTAAATTATCTGCGAAATCGTATGGCATAGAATCAGAATCAGCTAGAAGCATCTGTACTGGCATTTATTATCTAGTCGTTCCGGAAAGCTTTTCAGCTCTTCACCGAGTTAAAAGTGATGAAGTTTTTCACTTTTATTCTGGCGATCCCGTTGAAATGATTCAAATAGACCAATCAGGAAATTTAAAAAGATTTACCCTTGGCGCAGATATATTTTCCGGCCAAGCTCCACAGGTCGTAGTCCCACGCGGAGTATGGCAAGCCCTTCGTCTGAAAACCGCAGGAAAATGGGCATTGATGGGCACAACTGTTGCTCCAGGCTTTGAATTTGAAGATTTCGAAGTTGGTACTCGTGAAGCAATGACTAAACAATTCCCTCAACACCAGAGCGACATTATCAGATTTACAAGGGAGCCCAACGAGAAGGTGCACTGATGACCTTCGCTAAAAAAATATTTATTGCAGTATTTTTATCTACTCTAATGGTTGGTTCAATTTTAATTTGGGCCGCCTACAAGTATACGGTGAATCGCTCCGAAGAAGACTTCGTGGCCCGCTATCAGGTTTTTTCAAAAGTTCTTGCTGATACATTGAACCGTTTGGATACCAGCACTGAAGCATTAATGTTGAATGCGGCTAAGGTCGTTGCTGAACATGATGAAAAACACGGGCTACTTTCGACAGAAAAACTAAGGACCCTCCAAAGTGAATTAGGAATTACTCACCTTTTTATGATTGATCGAACTGGAAAGTTCACCAGATCCACAAATGACGACCCCGCTGGAATTCCGAATTTATTTTCATTCTGCGAAAACTATCAAAAACTGATAACTGGTAGTCTTGATGTTGAAGCCACACCAATTATCAAACCAAATCCAGAGCCGAAGCCTTTCAAGTTTTTGTCGATTCCAAATAAAGACAGAAGTCGAATCGTTGAGGTTGGGGTTCGAGTTGATTTCATTACTAAAACTCTGGCCGAAGCGATTAAGTCCGACGTGAATGTGATTTCAATGTCTTTGTATGCCCCAGATGGAACTCCGTTTGGTACTTACTCAGATCAGAACGTAGCTTTTGAAAGTAAAAAAGCAAATTTGCCAGGGTCATTTGACATGGCAATCGCGTCTCCCGACAGTACCAGCTTTTTTACGAAAGTTATTTCTTCTCATCCAAGATGCTGCCAATGTGATGTCTCTGGTACTTCTAAAAACGGCGAATACTACTATGTTCTCGAGAGCAAAGTTTCGAAATCTGAACTGAAAGCAATTCAGGCCCGCGCCGGTATTATGTTTTTCCTAATTGGATTTGGCAATGCTTTATTATCCTATATTTTAGCCCGTCTACTTTCTCGTAGACTCGTCAGAAATATTGAGATCGCAGTTAATAAAGTTAGAAAAATAAAAGATCAAGGTGATGTTACCGATAGAATTAGAATGAATCGAGGCGATGAGATTTCGTTTTTAACACAAGAATTTGATCGGCTTTTGGATTCATTGGAAGAGTCGCAGAAAAAACTGGTTGAAGCTGAAAAAGCTCAGTCAAAAGTCGAATTGGCAAAGATCGTGGCTCATAATATACGTTCTCCTGTAATTGCAATAGAAATGATGCTGCCTGGGCTTATCATGGTGCCCGAGAGGATGAAACGGATTTTGAAGAAGGCCGTTTCAGAAATCAAACAGCTTTCAGAAAAACTAAGAACACAATCTGAATCCGTAACAAGTTATTTGGCTAAAGAACTAGATACCGACTTGGTTTTCGTACCAATTTTATTAGATGATTTAGTTCGACAAAAAAATATCGAATTTTCAAACAAATGCAAATCTTCCATTATTTTAAAGTCCACAACCGGATCTGAACGCCTTTTTGTAAAAGCAAGCTCTCTGGAACTGACTTGCGTACTTTCGAATATAATCAACAACGCTTTTGAATCATATGGTAATTCTGGTGGTATAGTCGAAATATTGGTTTTCGAAGATTCGGGATATTGTAAAATTCAGATCCTAGATTATGGCTCAGGTATCCCCGAAACTAATTTGGCCAACTTGGGAAAAAAGAATTTTTCTCTTAAAGAAGGTTTAGGACGAGGATTAGGGCTAGTTCATGCATATAACGCAGTCGAATCGTGGGGCGGGTCTATTTCTGTAGATACAAAATTTGGTGTTGGAACGAAAATTTTGATGGCAGTTCCCATTTATGATTCGAAAATGGTGTTACCAAAGAACTATTCAGCTCAGGAAGCTCATTCAAATGCACTTTTGTAAAGCATGACGCAATGTATTTTGAATCAATTAAATTCAAGCACATTGCTTTAGTCTGTAAAAATAAAAATATTTTATACCTGTTCAATGTGTTCGACTTTACTTGTTAAGAGTCGTCAGCGAGAATTTTGAGTGTATCTCGTAACAAATGTAACCTATTTGTATCCTACTGTAAGAGATACATTTTTCCTTGGATCTCGAAGCCGTTTAGGAAATTCTTGTACGATTGAGGCTTGAGACCGAGAAATATAATGATGCATTAAATAAGTTTTTCTAAGCGGAGGCAGAGACTATGTTCGATAAAATTATTGAAATTAAAAATATTGGAAAATTCACAAGTTTTGCCGCAGCCGGTGATCTCAAATTCGGAGTATTTAATTTAATTTATGCTGATAATGGAACTGGTAAGACAACTTTATCTTCTACGGTTCGATCACTCTCGTCGAATAATCCGAAAATAGTAGTTGGACGTAAAACACTAGGTAATGATGATGTCCAATCAGCAAAATTACTGATAAGCAACGCCATGGTTGAATTTAAGAACAACTCTTGGACAAAGTGCGAACAAAAATTTGAAATTTTTGATTCTCAGTTTATTGTGGATAATGTTTTTTCAGGAAACATAGTTGATCATGATCACCGTCGAAATCTTCATAAATTTGTAGTGGGTGAAAAAGGCGTCGCTATAGCTCATAAGATTGAATCACTAGATGCCGAAATTCGTCGGACGACCTCAGAAGCTAGCGGTTTTAACAAAGAAGTTAGTAAAGCAATTTTGGGAGCACTTAGTTTCATTGATTTTCTAGCTTTGCCAGAAAATAACAATGCCTCTACGCTGGCGTCTGAATTAGAGAGGGAGATACAATCTTTAGAAAAATCGGAACAAATTCGCACATCTCAGCTGCTCTCTAGGTTGTCCTTGCACCTCGATTTTAAAAAATTAGAAGAAGTGCTCACAAAAACATTTGAATCG
Coding sequences:
- a CDS encoding glycoside hydrolase family 15 protein; this translates as MYPYGLIGNCQTAALINKSGSIDWLCFPRPDSPPVFGRILDPEGGHFSIEGKGRFEGQQNYIPNTTILKTTVTNEDGSQFEITDFNPRFYQHGRVYRPISLFRIVKPIKGNPAICVSCKPVDGWTKKPVKPIRGNSHLRFELQDDHMRLATNMPLTYLCEETHFILNEPLYFGLTWSLGIEEDLVSVSERFLSQTLDYWTTWVKHCSIPSLYQKETIRSALTLKLHCYEDTGAILAALTTSLPEERNQNRNWDYRFCWLRDAYFVLSAFQNLGHFEEMEGFIKFILNIAEKHEHSRERLWPVYRLDQTLPLPEVEHLNWQGFAGSKPVRSNNQAAEHVQNDVYGEMILTLAPIFIDERFHHLRTKDLERLLAHLGKFCAQSISKPDAGLWEIRDGWQEHSFSNLMCWAGLDRIETIRSLGFLPELSFDLTSAKKLAEKSIRSAVINGSLRNAPNDESFDSSLLQISNLRFPDEDVVKKTVEQIQENLKLEASSSTASFLYRYLRNDDFGQPKSAFLICSFWLIQSLSRTGQIEKAREVTKNVMVAANSLGLFSEHYIPSERMQTGNFPQAYSHVGQINAAFAVSPPWGDVL
- a CDS encoding winged helix-turn-helix transcriptional regulator encodes the protein MKSRSKTKLEPDAQIVLDSIRKIVRTLRQTSKFTEKNLGLSTAQIFVLQKLAASKVPLSINKLAAATLTHQSSVSVVVSKLVYRKLIDRVESETDSRSVELSISKHGQSLLTKSPMSIQERLMNGLAQLSETQRTALVKGLQALVQKSGMENEEPSMLLEDDTEKK
- a CDS encoding response regulator, giving the protein MKDLIGRLSKLQSGGNVVSLKTKDFESSKSIRLFGQLGASFVLLYFVYFLRQTAQPILGEDAALLPFLLAVIFSAWFGSIASGIATVIGGAIIGIYFFINPINHFGIDSVPDIIRLALYLVEGVLISIIIGSLKAAKKKLLQNSLELAQAKIKADTANQTKSLFLANMSHEIRTPMTAILGFAEILKHDDLNPVQRNEFISIVQKNTQALCNLIDNILDLSKIEAGKLQIEAIPFSPKLILEEIFSLLFIKAQTKDIQLLHAEVALPETISSDSNLIRQILINIVGNAIKFTMQGSVVVTTTFKPLNEKKGILEIEVQDTGIGISSEQRDRLFQDFAQSNTSTSRRFGGSGLGLSLSRRLAQKLGGNVELIDSKDGSGSKFLITLLVETVGASKISKSIEKSEYLKELRGKHILLVEDAPENQMLIKYFLKSFGIEVTVASDGLSGANLALKNAYDLVLMDIQMPGIDGFEALQVLRKKLYPGKVFALTAHAMVEERKKCLDAGFNGFLSKPISREILVTSIAEAILSKSEDHRDVR
- a CDS encoding chloride channel protein, producing the protein MDILKESHELYRFGSKKICEIRDHFQRLLPFWIAGALTALFATGYAHLFSWAEEVSKKIFNFSGLWFVAIPPIFFCISWLLVEKLAPKANGSGIPQLMVAIEKAHQKQIDSIDNFLSFRIILVKIISSICGVLGGGAIGREGPTLQISGSIFHLVGKNWKWGEIQNRSAFLMAGAASGLASAFNTPLGGIVYVIEELAKSHLSSFRTGVLHAVIFAGIISQMIMGPYLYLGYPKIPNFEYYLVWQYLTISLISAAVVTVFAQSLKYVVRWRTDLNSISKKAIFTLASGLLFGLLVVLLSSHGKGSGKDLLTSMLFNSQNASLSDFVSRFFGSILTYANGGAGGIFAPTLSLGGSSGSYFSNLFNFELGPLAVLIGMTAGLAALTHSPLTSFILVLEMTDRHSSIFPLMLSAIIGHGLSKLISKKSFYEFVYERLLKEMDSNERNS
- a CDS encoding sigma-54-dependent Fis family transcriptional regulator, encoding MESFRAAVSQMLGVYNDITEAGSLASARSILLKESFDIAVLDKALPDGDGIELLTEIKASYPNTIVIMLTSDSDFSSVKHCMARGADDYVVKSENIIPDLLVRIPIAVSKSASTRRLQSLETLVREVFRYEIVGKSPATMELRETVLSLKGSGANVLITGETGTGKELVARRLNSIEDEKNRPFVALNCGAIAENIIESELFGHKKGSFTGAIQDRPGKFEQANGGDIFLDEIGELPLSAQVRLLRAIQENEICRVGDNRIIKITCRILAATNRSLEQMVREGKFREDLYHRLNVVRISTTPLRHRLSDISDLATMFTLQIGGANFKISEHAIRALKDYDWPGNIRELRNAIERAVISAKRRKSSEIKFDDITVHSPPETTLQSMRKLEASLPIQLSDLTPNNYREFLESLEREYLKSAIELTGGSAIEISSRLGLARSTTFKKLKQLQINDGRKNTEESKNRAIKNKNEGLPQRLM
- a CDS encoding cupin domain-containing protein → MKKAIDVIKQLDLKPLPEEGGYYRETYRDNAVKLSAKSYGIESESARSICTGIYYLVVPESFSALHRVKSDEVFHFYSGDPVEMIQIDQSGNLKRFTLGADIFSGQAPQVVVPRGVWQALRLKTAGKWALMGTTVAPGFEFEDFEVGTREAMTKQFPQHQSDIIRFTREPNEKVH
- a CDS encoding HAMP domain-containing histidine kinase, coding for MTFAKKIFIAVFLSTLMVGSILIWAAYKYTVNRSEEDFVARYQVFSKVLADTLNRLDTSTEALMLNAAKVVAEHDEKHGLLSTEKLRTLQSELGITHLFMIDRTGKFTRSTNDDPAGIPNLFSFCENYQKLITGSLDVEATPIIKPNPEPKPFKFLSIPNKDRSRIVEVGVRVDFITKTLAEAIKSDVNVISMSLYAPDGTPFGTYSDQNVAFESKKANLPGSFDMAIASPDSTSFFTKVISSHPRCCQCDVSGTSKNGEYYYVLESKVSKSELKAIQARAGIMFFLIGFGNALLSYILARLLSRRLVRNIEIAVNKVRKIKDQGDVTDRIRMNRGDEISFLTQEFDRLLDSLEESQKKLVEAEKAQSKVELAKIVAHNIRSPVIAIEMMLPGLIMVPERMKRILKKAVSEIKQLSEKLRTQSESVTSYLAKELDTDLVFVPILLDDLVRQKNIEFSNKCKSSIILKSTTGSERLFVKASSLELTCVLSNIINNAFESYGNSGGIVEILVFEDSGYCKIQILDYGSGIPETNLANLGKKNFSLKEGLGRGLGLVHAYNAVESWGGSISVDTKFGVGTKILMAVPIYDSKMVLPKNYSAQEAHSNALL